In Pseudohongiella acticola, the sequence CCCTGACCCGCGCCGCTTTCCGCGCTCTGTCGGGCCGTATTAACCATTGTTGCTGATTCAGCCATTTAGCTTTTCCAGGCGTTAAGACCAACGCAGCGTTGGTGCTTTACTGTATTTAACGTAGCTTCTTGATGCGCTCTGACGGGCTGATCACGTCTGTCATACGAATGCCGAACTTGTCATTGACCACAACAACTTCACCGTGCGCAATCAGCGTCCCGTTAACCAGAACATCAAGTGGCTCGCCCGCCAGCCGGTCAAGCTCGATCACCGAGCCCTGATTCAATTGCAGCAGGTTTCGGATGGTGATCGCAGTACTGCCAACCTCCATGGAAATACGGACGGGAATATCCAGAATGACGTCGAGGTCCGGTGAACCTGATTTGCTCTCATTTGTGCTGCTACCAGCCACATCCTTGCCCGGTTGTTTGTCGTCTTCCATTGCTGCCGCCCATTCGTCGGCCATTGCCTGATCGTCTTTACTCACCTTGTCTGCCTCCGCACGGCTTGCCGTGTATTTGATTCATTTACGCTTCGCGCTCGCGATGTACGCCTTCGACGGTTAGTGCCAGATTTCCATTGGAGGTTCCCAGCCGGGTTTCGAACATGGGAATACCGTTCGCCTTCAGTACGATGGTTTCCGGCATTTCAACGGGGATAACATCGCCGGCCTCCAGATCAACCACATCACGAAGGGTTATCTTTCTATCGAACAGGTTACAACTGAATTCAACGGTTGCATCCTTGATCTGTTCTTTCAGAGCTTTGCCCCAACGCTCGTCATGTTCATCAACGTCACTTTGCATACCGGCATCGAGCAGATCACGGATGGGTTCGATCATGGCATAGGGTTGCGTCACGTGAATGTCACCACCACCACCATCGAGTTCGATGTGAAAACTACTGACCACAACGACCTCGCTGGGACTCACAATATTGGCCATCGATGGGTTGACCTCAGAGCGCAGGTGATCAAATTCAAGCTTGTATACATTCCGCCATGCTTCGCCAAGATCAAGGAAGACCTGATTAAGCACCATCTGCACTACCCGTAGTTCAGTCGGCGTAAACTCGCGACCTTCGATTTTTGCGTGACGACCATCGCCACCAAAATAGTTATCCACCAGTTTGAACACCAGCTTGGCATCCAGCACGATCAAGGCGGTGCCGCGCAGTGGCCTGAACTTCACCAGGTTTAGACTGGTAGGGACATAAAGCGTATGCAGGTATTCACCAAACTTGGTAATTTGTACCCCGCCCAGGGAAACGTCGGCGGTCCTGCGCAGCAGATTGAACAGACTGATCCGGGTATACCGGGCAAAACGTTCATTGATCATTTCCAGCGTGGGCATACGACCACGCACAATTCGATCCTGACTGGTCAGATCATAGGATCGTACCGACGCCGGATCATCGTCCAGATCAGTCTCAACGGCACCATCATCGACACCATGTAATAGCGCATCAATTTCGTCTTGCGATAACAGGTCCTGCATGATTGCGTCTCCAATACCCTATTGCATCACGAAGTTGGTAAACAGCAATTGCTCAATGCCGTCGCGACCAATCTCACGCTGCAGCACCTGATTGACTTCGTCGGTCGCCATCTGTCGCAGCCGCTCGATGCCGGCCGGATCTTCAAACACCAGAATCAGTTGGGCGCTAAGCAGGTTGATCAGGTTATGCCTGATCACAGGCATGTGCTGCGTAACTGCCTGCAGCGCCTCAGCATCACGCGCCATGATCGTCACTGTCGCCTGCATGAAACGTTGTCGACCCTGATGAGGAAAATTGACGATAAATGCAGGTGACAACTCCATATACTGCACAGGCTCACGCGGCGCCACCGGCGGGGGCGCATCGGGGTCAACAACAACTTCTTCGCCACCGCTGAACAGAAAGAACCATGCCCCGCCGCCCGCAGCGGCCAACAGCACAACAGCAATGATGCCTATGAACAGTAATTTTTTACTTTTATTCGCAACCGGAACGGCTTCTTCATCATCATCGGCCATAAATAACTTTCCTGATGTCTACCTGACGTATAGTCACGTTGTACTCTTTGCAGTGAACAGAAGCAAGGCTTGTGCCACTCTCCTGACAAGTTGATAACTTATTAGGAATCAATT encodes:
- the fliN gene encoding flagellar motor switch protein FliN; the encoded protein is MADEWAAAMEDDKQPGKDVAGSSTNESKSGSPDLDVILDIPVRISMEVGSTAITIRNLLQLNQGSVIELDRLAGEPLDVLVNGTLIAHGEVVVVNDKFGIRMTDVISPSERIKKLR
- the fliM gene encoding flagellar motor switch protein FliM, whose protein sequence is MQDLLSQDEIDALLHGVDDGAVETDLDDDPASVRSYDLTSQDRIVRGRMPTLEMINERFARYTRISLFNLLRRTADVSLGGVQITKFGEYLHTLYVPTSLNLVKFRPLRGTALIVLDAKLVFKLVDNYFGGDGRHAKIEGREFTPTELRVVQMVLNQVFLDLGEAWRNVYKLEFDHLRSEVNPSMANIVSPSEVVVVSSFHIELDGGGGDIHVTQPYAMIEPIRDLLDAGMQSDVDEHDERWGKALKEQIKDATVEFSCNLFDRKITLRDVVDLEAGDVIPVEMPETIVLKANGIPMFETRLGTSNGNLALTVEGVHREREA
- a CDS encoding flagellar basal body-associated FliL family protein yields the protein MADDDEEAVPVANKSKKLLFIGIIAVVLLAAAGGGAWFFLFSGGEEVVVDPDAPPPVAPREPVQYMELSPAFIVNFPHQGRQRFMQATVTIMARDAEALQAVTQHMPVIRHNLINLLSAQLILVFEDPAGIERLRQMATDEVNQVLQREIGRDGIEQLLFTNFVMQ